A genomic segment from Dermatobacter hominis encodes:
- a CDS encoding DUF6159 family protein encodes MSRWGNSRELTKSSYDLVKQNPEMNRYAVKAAVAGAVIGGIGSLVGVVLLAVGDAALDGSKTVLGIVAMILGAIAVVGAVIAGLTAANLQLAALVSATDDVLHGRPLDHDAARSAAHAKLGTLVRWSAISVAVGALVGFIRGDSDNGIVVQIVRTLLAGIVASLWAIVTTLVLPIIVLEQVGTVAAIKRSASIIRGTWGESVFGTVRIGARFGLVFALPGTLLLAGGIALGLIVRSTPAIAAGAVLAVVGVGLIFIGAVKAATCRNVFGIALYRWATGDGALGPFTDADLRGAVRTRGGSPAAADEVAAAA; translated from the coding sequence ATGAGCCGTTGGGGCAACAGCCGAGAGCTGACCAAGAGCAGCTACGACCTGGTCAAGCAGAATCCGGAGATGAACCGCTACGCGGTCAAGGCTGCCGTCGCCGGTGCGGTCATCGGCGGGATCGGCTCGCTCGTCGGCGTCGTGCTCCTCGCCGTGGGCGACGCCGCCCTCGACGGCTCCAAGACCGTCCTCGGCATCGTCGCCATGATCCTCGGTGCGATCGCCGTGGTCGGCGCGGTCATCGCCGGCCTCACCGCTGCGAACCTCCAACTGGCGGCGCTCGTGAGCGCCACCGACGACGTCCTCCACGGTCGCCCGCTCGACCACGACGCCGCCCGCTCCGCCGCGCACGCCAAGCTCGGCACGCTGGTCCGCTGGTCGGCCATCTCGGTGGCGGTCGGCGCGCTCGTCGGCTTCATCCGGGGTGACAGCGACAACGGCATCGTCGTCCAGATCGTCCGGACCCTCCTCGCCGGCATCGTCGCCAGTCTCTGGGCGATCGTCACGACCCTCGTCCTGCCGATCATCGTCCTCGAGCAGGTCGGCACGGTCGCCGCCATCAAGCGCTCCGCCAGCATCATCCGCGGCACCTGGGGCGAGTCGGTGTTCGGCACCGTCCGCATCGGTGCCCGGTTCGGACTGGTGTTCGCCCTGCCCGGGACACTGCTCCTCGCCGGTGGCATCGCCCTCGGCCTGATCGTCCGCAGCACGCCCGCGATCGCCGCCGGTGCGGTGCTCGCCGTCGTCGGCGTCGGCCTCATCTTCATCGGCGCCGTGAAGGCCGCCACCTGCCGCAACGTGTTCGGCATCGCCCTCTACCGCTGGGCCACCGGCGACGGCGCCCTCGGCCCGTTCACCGACGCCGATCTCCGCGGTGCCGTGCGCACCCGTGGTGGTTCCCCGGCAGCCGCCGACGAGGTCGCTGCGGCCGCCTGA
- a CDS encoding FAD-dependent oxidoreductase has translation MLPRRSTYGRTRVVVIGMGDTGVLVATHLGRSFDVVGVSTKPALVSGQELGTRLADPDLWRRNYLTPLDRFRRLDRVRTVHGAVKALDTDAKLVEVADAGGALVSLPYDVAVIASGTTNGFWRRSEVEDLAAVEAGITEVATSIDRASSIAIIGGGPTGVSSAYNLAKRRAGLDVHLFYAQDEPLPGYHPKTRRRLIRELAEAGVHLHPGHRASVPAGSPTDRLTTAPVEWTTGQEPFVADLVLWSIGDVQPNSGFLPREMLDEHGFVMVDEHLRVQSHRDIYAVGDVAASDPARSSARNFGYRVVVRNIRRAERGSTKLVSFTPPKYRWGSIVGLQDDGMVIHQPNGSAFRVPRWAAQRVLMDVLNRTAIYGGVRSGRRTSR, from the coding sequence GTGCTGCCACGACGTTCGACGTACGGACGAACCCGCGTCGTCGTGATCGGGATGGGCGACACCGGCGTGCTCGTGGCGACGCACCTGGGACGATCGTTCGACGTGGTCGGCGTCTCGACGAAGCCGGCGCTGGTCAGCGGTCAGGAGCTCGGCACCCGCCTGGCCGACCCTGATCTGTGGCGTCGCAACTACCTGACCCCGCTCGACCGGTTCCGCCGTCTCGACCGCGTGCGCACCGTGCACGGCGCCGTGAAGGCGCTCGACACCGACGCGAAGCTCGTCGAGGTCGCCGACGCCGGCGGTGCGCTCGTCTCGCTGCCCTACGACGTGGCGGTGATCGCCTCGGGCACGACGAACGGGTTCTGGCGGCGCAGCGAGGTGGAGGACCTCGCAGCGGTCGAGGCGGGGATCACCGAGGTCGCGACATCGATCGATCGCGCCAGCTCGATCGCGATCATCGGCGGTGGCCCGACCGGGGTGAGCTCGGCGTACAACCTGGCCAAGCGCCGGGCCGGTCTCGATGTCCACCTGTTCTACGCCCAGGACGAGCCGCTGCCCGGCTACCACCCGAAGACCCGTCGACGCCTGATCCGAGAGCTCGCCGAGGCCGGCGTCCACCTCCACCCGGGGCATCGAGCGTCGGTGCCCGCCGGATCGCCGACCGATCGGCTCACGACGGCGCCCGTCGAGTGGACCACCGGCCAGGAACCCTTCGTCGCGGACCTGGTGCTGTGGTCGATCGGCGACGTGCAGCCCAACTCGGGCTTCCTGCCCCGGGAGATGCTGGACGAGCACGGGTTCGTAATGGTTGACGAGCATCTGCGGGTGCAGAGTCACCGCGACATCTACGCGGTCGGCGACGTGGCGGCGAGCGATCCGGCGCGCAGCTCGGCGCGCAACTTCGGGTACCGAGTCGTGGTCCGCAACATCCGCCGCGCCGAGCGCGGGTCGACCAAGCTCGTCTCGTTCACCCCGCCGAAGTACCGCTGGGGGTCGATCGTGGGCCTGCAGGACGACGGGATGGTCATCCACCAGCCGAACGGGTCGGCGTTCCGGGTGCCGCGCTGGGCCGCGCAACGGGTGCTGATGGACGTCCTGAACAGGACCGCCATCTACGGCGGCGTCCGGAGCGGGCGTCGAACCTCACGCTGA